Proteins found in one Tsukamurella paurometabola DSM 20162 genomic segment:
- a CDS encoding (2Fe-2S) ferredoxin domain-containing protein yields MTVILVGMSAGIDPDELTALAADAGAHAAFLQVYDPALVDVLDDATDGGARELLLIGCGWAQPGPKRSWLRRVAAHWMRERFLSGAPVPAVLLAPELLPAAQSHLVAAAVAEGGRPMTPDAAPLVSAAWENVPSHRHQVLVCRGPRCSARGAAALSAALGAELRRRALDDDDVLMTVTGCQFPCNHAPVVTVQPDDAWYGGITVEDVPALVEDHLVDGRRLAHRLLPRARSTPPEYSDRSPGLRRL; encoded by the coding sequence GTGACCGTGATCCTGGTGGGGATGTCGGCGGGTATCGATCCGGATGAGCTGACTGCCCTCGCCGCCGATGCGGGAGCGCACGCGGCCTTCCTCCAGGTGTACGACCCGGCGCTGGTCGACGTTCTCGATGACGCCACCGACGGCGGCGCGCGGGAACTGCTGCTGATCGGCTGCGGTTGGGCGCAGCCCGGTCCCAAGCGGTCATGGTTGCGGCGTGTTGCGGCGCATTGGATGCGTGAGCGATTCCTCTCAGGTGCTCCTGTCCCCGCGGTCCTCCTCGCACCCGAGCTCCTGCCGGCGGCACAGTCGCATCTCGTCGCTGCGGCGGTCGCGGAAGGCGGGCGGCCGATGACACCCGATGCGGCGCCACTCGTCTCCGCGGCGTGGGAGAACGTCCCGTCCCATCGGCACCAGGTGCTGGTGTGCCGCGGCCCGCGGTGTTCGGCACGGGGTGCGGCGGCTCTGTCGGCCGCGCTCGGCGCCGAGCTCCGGCGGCGGGCTCTCGACGATGACGATGTGTTGATGACGGTGACCGGATGCCAATTCCCTTGTAACCACGCCCCCGTGGTCACCGTGCAGCCGGACGATGCCTGGTACGGCGGAATCACCGTCGAGGATGTGCCGGCCCTGGTCGAAGACCATCTCGTCGATGGGCGCCGTCTCGCTCATCGGCTCCTGCCTCGCGCGCGGTCCACTCCACCGGAATATTCGGACCGCAGTCCGGGGTTGAGACGGCTATGA
- the gndA gene encoding NADP-dependent phosphogluconate dehydrogenase, which yields MTSNDAKANIGVVGMAVMGSNLVRNLASREGNTVAIYNRSPEKTREVVANHPEANFVASESIDDFVASLATPRTAIIMVQAGAGTDAVIEQLQERFEPGDIIVDGGNANFHDTIAREARIAPTGIHFVGAGISGGEEGALKGPSIMPGGTPESYETLGPILASIAAVAEGEACVTHVGTDGAGHFVKMIHNGIEYADMELIGEAYDLLRNVAGHSPQAISDIFKTWNSGPLNSYLIEITTEILKHIDAETGKPFVDIVVDQAGSKGTGVWTVQTALDLGVPVGGVAEAVFGRAVSSKRTQRDAVRALGIARPDAPTVDDSFVDDVAKALYASKIVAYAQGFDAIIAGAEKYGWNIDKGAVAKIWRGGCIIRAQFLNVLADAYAENPNLATLLEAPYFAQAIRDGEAAWRRVVITATQAGVPVPGFATALSYFDSLNVDRLPAALVQGQRDFFGAHTYKRVDKAGTFHTLWSGDRSEVQTD from the coding sequence ATGACCAGCAACGACGCCAAGGCGAACATCGGTGTGGTGGGAATGGCGGTGATGGGCTCCAACTTGGTCCGCAACCTGGCCTCCCGCGAGGGCAACACCGTGGCCATCTACAACCGTTCGCCGGAGAAGACCCGGGAGGTGGTGGCCAACCATCCCGAGGCGAACTTCGTGGCATCGGAGTCGATCGACGACTTCGTCGCGAGCCTGGCCACGCCGCGCACCGCGATCATCATGGTGCAGGCCGGCGCGGGCACTGATGCGGTGATCGAGCAGCTCCAAGAGCGGTTCGAGCCGGGCGACATCATCGTCGACGGCGGCAATGCGAACTTCCACGACACCATCGCCCGCGAAGCACGGATCGCGCCGACTGGCATTCACTTCGTGGGCGCCGGAATCTCGGGCGGCGAAGAGGGTGCGCTCAAGGGACCGTCGATCATGCCCGGTGGCACCCCGGAGTCGTACGAGACGCTCGGCCCGATCCTCGCCTCGATCGCCGCGGTCGCCGAGGGCGAGGCCTGCGTGACCCATGTGGGAACCGACGGCGCAGGTCATTTCGTCAAGATGATCCATAACGGCATCGAATACGCCGATATGGAGCTCATCGGCGAGGCGTACGACCTGCTGCGCAATGTGGCCGGCCACTCGCCGCAGGCGATCTCGGACATCTTCAAGACCTGGAACTCCGGCCCGCTCAACAGCTACCTCATCGAGATCACCACCGAGATCCTCAAGCACATCGATGCCGAGACGGGCAAGCCGTTCGTCGACATCGTCGTCGACCAGGCCGGGAGCAAGGGCACCGGCGTGTGGACCGTGCAGACCGCGCTCGACCTCGGAGTTCCCGTGGGCGGCGTCGCGGAGGCCGTGTTCGGCCGGGCCGTCTCGTCCAAGCGCACGCAGCGCGATGCCGTCCGTGCCCTGGGCATCGCGCGCCCGGACGCACCGACGGTCGACGACTCGTTCGTCGACGATGTGGCCAAGGCGCTGTACGCATCGAAGATCGTGGCCTACGCGCAGGGTTTCGACGCGATCATCGCCGGCGCCGAGAAGTACGGTTGGAACATCGATAAGGGCGCCGTCGCCAAGATCTGGCGTGGCGGTTGCATCATCCGCGCGCAGTTCCTCAACGTGCTCGCCGACGCGTACGCCGAGAATCCCAACCTGGCAACGCTTCTCGAGGCGCCGTACTTCGCACAGGCGATCCGCGACGGTGAGGCCGCGTGGCGCCGCGTGGTGATCACCGCGACGCAGGCCGGCGTGCCCGTGCCGGGGTTCGCGACGGCGCTGAGCTACTTCGATTCGCTCAACGTCGACCGCTTGCCCGCCGCCCTGGTGCAGGGCCAGCGCGACTTCTTCGGGGCACACACCTACAAGCGCGTCGACAAGGCGGGCACCTTCCATACGCTGTGGTCCGGTGACCGCAGCGAGGTGCAGACCGACTAG
- a CDS encoding LLM class flavin-dependent oxidoreductase, translating into MKIGFLSFGHWSDAPGSQTRSASDVLHQSIDLAVAAEEVGADGAYFRVHHFARQLGSPFPLLAAVGAKTSRIEIGTGVIDMRYENPLYMAEDAGAADLIADHRLQLGVSRGSPEQVIDGWRYFGYEPAEGKTDADMGRSHTELFLQVLEGEGFAQPNPRPMFPNPPGLLRVEPHSDTLRERIWWGAGSDATAQWAARLGMNLMSSTLKSDESGEPFDVQQATQIRAFREAWAAAGHDREPRVSVSRSIMPIIDDESRAYFGHEGRGGDQFGTIDSFRAVFGRTYAAEPDRLIEQLRDDEAIAAADTLLVTVPNQLGVAYNTRLLESLVKDVAPGLGWR; encoded by the coding sequence ATGAAAATCGGTTTCCTGTCATTCGGTCACTGGAGCGATGCGCCCGGATCGCAGACCCGCAGCGCTTCCGACGTCCTCCATCAATCGATCGACCTCGCGGTGGCGGCCGAAGAAGTGGGTGCCGACGGCGCGTACTTCCGTGTGCACCACTTCGCACGCCAACTCGGTTCACCGTTCCCTCTGCTCGCGGCGGTGGGCGCGAAGACCTCACGGATCGAGATCGGTACCGGCGTGATCGACATGCGCTACGAGAACCCGCTGTACATGGCGGAGGACGCGGGGGCCGCCGATCTCATCGCCGATCACCGGCTGCAGCTGGGAGTGAGCCGGGGATCGCCGGAACAGGTGATCGACGGCTGGCGCTACTTCGGATACGAACCCGCTGAGGGCAAGACCGACGCCGACATGGGGCGTTCCCACACGGAACTGTTTCTCCAGGTGTTGGAGGGCGAAGGATTCGCGCAGCCCAACCCACGCCCGATGTTCCCGAATCCGCCGGGTCTGCTGCGGGTCGAACCACACTCCGACACGCTCCGCGAGCGGATCTGGTGGGGTGCCGGCTCCGACGCGACGGCGCAGTGGGCAGCGCGACTCGGCATGAACCTGATGAGTTCGACGCTCAAGAGCGACGAGTCCGGTGAACCCTTCGACGTGCAGCAGGCCACACAGATCCGCGCGTTCCGTGAGGCGTGGGCGGCCGCCGGACACGACCGTGAGCCGCGAGTGTCGGTGAGCCGCAGCATCATGCCGATCATCGATGACGAGAGTCGCGCCTACTTCGGGCACGAAGGCCGCGGTGGCGATCAGTTCGGCACCATCGATTCCTTCCGCGCCGTCTTCGGACGCACGTACGCTGCGGAGCCGGATAGGTTGATCGAGCAGCTCCGTGACGACGAGGCGATCGCCGCGGCCGACACGCTGCTGGTGACCGTGCCCAACCAGCTCGGCGTGGCGTACAACACCCGACTCCTGGAGTCGCTGGTCAAGGATGTCGCTCCGGGCCTCGGGTGGCGTTGA
- a CDS encoding ABC transporter ATP-binding protein: protein MIELRDVTVRYGSTVAVEGVSFVAPSGAVTGLIGPNGAGKSTTLRLIAGLERPTSGTVTIDGAPYGALPNPGTVIGVLLDAEWVSPSRSARAHLRWLAAAMGLPDDRVDAALELVGLHEVAEQTVGSYSLGMRQRLAIAGAVLGDPRTVVFDEPVNGLDPEAIAWIRGTLRRLADDGRTVLLSSHLLAELEQTADRVVALRGGVVVADAPLRELVATPQTDRSGLEELYFRLADDGASDGRSDSSTVAISPAPTEPTSHGALRRAVAAEARKARTSPGYRAVLGAVLAVTATVAIVVGVFASAFHGATVTTAVYGFGLVGGALLAVSGALVVGLDRDQGTLQLTRVLLPRPGLVYAAKSLVVTVGGAAAGFVSAAAAVAIGAVAGLSAPASEVLRALVAAPAAGALLSVLGLAVGYLASSTTTAVGAVVGWWFLVEAIAIPALPFGRSVLAWLPATNAQFATIAVPANTIGWPWWVALGVLAAWSGALTIAGSRRW from the coding sequence GTGATCGAGCTCCGCGATGTCACGGTGCGGTACGGCTCGACGGTGGCCGTCGAGGGCGTCAGTTTCGTGGCGCCGTCGGGGGCGGTGACCGGGCTGATCGGGCCGAACGGGGCCGGGAAGTCGACCACGCTGCGCTTGATCGCCGGGTTGGAACGTCCTACTTCGGGCACCGTGACCATCGACGGTGCGCCGTACGGCGCACTCCCGAACCCCGGCACGGTGATCGGGGTCCTACTCGATGCGGAGTGGGTGTCTCCGTCGCGGTCGGCGCGTGCCCACCTGCGTTGGCTCGCCGCGGCGATGGGGCTACCGGACGACCGGGTGGACGCCGCACTGGAGTTGGTCGGGCTGCACGAGGTGGCCGAACAGACGGTCGGTTCCTACTCGCTGGGGATGCGGCAGCGGCTCGCGATCGCCGGTGCGGTACTGGGTGATCCGCGCACCGTGGTGTTCGACGAGCCGGTGAACGGTCTGGATCCCGAGGCCATCGCGTGGATCCGGGGTACGCTGCGACGGCTCGCCGATGATGGCCGTACGGTGTTGCTGTCCTCGCACCTGCTCGCCGAACTGGAACAGACCGCTGATCGGGTGGTGGCGCTGCGCGGCGGCGTGGTGGTCGCGGATGCGCCTCTGCGGGAACTCGTTGCGACGCCCCAGACCGACCGGTCCGGACTGGAGGAGCTGTACTTCCGGCTCGCAGACGATGGCGCGAGCGACGGCCGTAGTGACAGCTCGACCGTCGCGATCTCCCCTGCCCCGACCGAGCCGACCTCGCACGGCGCCCTGCGGCGGGCGGTCGCCGCGGAGGCACGCAAGGCCCGGACGTCGCCGGGGTATCGCGCCGTGCTCGGTGCCGTGCTGGCGGTGACCGCGACGGTGGCGATCGTGGTGGGGGTGTTCGCCTCCGCCTTCCACGGCGCCACGGTGACGACAGCCGTGTACGGGTTCGGCCTGGTGGGCGGCGCGCTGCTCGCAGTGTCCGGTGCGCTGGTGGTGGGGCTCGATCGTGACCAGGGAACGCTGCAATTGACCCGGGTACTTCTTCCCCGGCCCGGGCTGGTGTACGCCGCGAAGTCACTGGTCGTCACGGTCGGCGGTGCCGCTGCGGGGTTCGTATCCGCAGCAGCGGCGGTGGCGATCGGAGCGGTAGCCGGACTGTCCGCACCCGCGTCGGAGGTGCTGCGGGCACTGGTCGCCGCGCCGGCGGCGGGGGCGCTGCTCTCGGTGCTCGGACTGGCCGTCGGGTATCTCGCCTCGTCGACGACGACAGCGGTCGGTGCAGTCGTGGGCTGGTGGTTCCTGGTGGAGGCCATCGCGATTCCCGCGTTGCCCTTCGGGCGGTCGGTGCTCGCCTGGCTACCCGCCACGAACGCGCAGTTCGCCACGATCGCAGTCCCGGCGAACACGATCGGTTGGCCGTGGTGGGTGGCACTGGGGGTGCTAGCGGCCTGGTCGGGTGCGCTCACCATCGCCGGGAGCCGGCGGTGGTGA
- a CDS encoding ABC transporter substrate-binding protein, whose translation MRIAAPPLLILSAALLAGCGSAPSSAPPAATGPFPTTVTTCGFASEVRSAPQRIVTMNQGATEVALALGMRSRMAGTGYLDDEVAPRYRDDYAKVTVLAPKYPTQEKILSVNPDLVYASYASAFRDRAGGERRKWADRGVPTLLAPAGCEKKPERATWDLIWDEFAAAGKAFGAEAAAAKLTADQKSELGSEALAGAARGQRILWWDSKTDIPFVGAGKGSPQLLVESVGGVNVFADRPGNWADVSMENVIGSNPDVIVVADSTGSPAQARIEFARSDPAMSRLRAVRDNRFVVIPFSETTSGVRLLDGARRIADGIRALP comes from the coding sequence ATGCGCATCGCCGCACCCCCTCTTCTCATCCTGTCCGCAGCCCTGCTCGCCGGGTGCGGCAGCGCACCGTCGAGCGCGCCGCCCGCCGCGACGGGTCCCTTCCCGACCACGGTCACCACGTGCGGCTTCGCCTCCGAGGTGAGGTCGGCTCCGCAGCGCATCGTCACCATGAATCAGGGCGCCACCGAGGTCGCGCTCGCGCTGGGTATGCGCAGTCGGATGGCGGGGACCGGGTATCTCGATGACGAGGTCGCCCCGCGCTACCGGGACGACTACGCGAAGGTCACCGTGCTCGCGCCGAAGTACCCGACGCAGGAGAAGATCTTGTCGGTGAATCCGGATCTGGTGTACGCCTCGTACGCTTCCGCGTTCCGGGACCGGGCGGGCGGGGAACGCCGGAAGTGGGCGGATCGAGGTGTCCCCACGCTGCTCGCCCCGGCGGGGTGCGAGAAGAAGCCCGAACGCGCCACCTGGGATCTCATCTGGGACGAGTTCGCCGCGGCGGGAAAGGCCTTCGGCGCCGAGGCCGCCGCGGCGAAGCTCACCGCGGACCAGAAGTCCGAGCTCGGCAGCGAGGCGCTCGCGGGTGCTGCCCGGGGACAACGCATCCTGTGGTGGGATTCGAAGACTGATATCCCGTTCGTCGGCGCGGGCAAGGGTTCGCCGCAATTGCTCGTCGAATCCGTGGGCGGTGTCAACGTCTTCGCCGACCGCCCGGGCAACTGGGCCGATGTCTCGATGGAGAATGTGATCGGGTCGAATCCTGACGTGATCGTCGTCGCCGATTCCACCGGGAGTCCGGCACAGGCCCGCATCGAGTTCGCTCGGTCCGATCCGGCGATGAGCCGGTTACGCGCCGTGCGGGATAACCGGTTCGTGGTGATCCCCTTCTCGGAGACCACGTCCGGGGTCCGGTTGCTCGATGGTGCGCGCCGTATCGCCGACGGGATCCGGGCCCTGCCGTGA
- a CDS encoding GNAT family N-acetyltransferase → MPIEVRPATVFDDVRAVIGPKKETSSNCFCLSYRIGSTENQQLRGPARFDRVRGLCSENPPPGVIAYDAAEPVGWAAVHPRSGTSFARNRKIPHVDDLDVWSLWCVRVRAGHRKQGISHHLVDGAVAFARAYGAPVVEAYPVDNQGEKVDLTMAYVGTRALFERAGFTYVTDTESTLDGFTRVLMRRALR, encoded by the coding sequence ATGCCCATCGAGGTCCGCCCGGCCACCGTCTTCGACGATGTCCGGGCGGTGATCGGCCCCAAGAAGGAAACCTCCAGCAACTGCTTCTGCCTGTCGTACCGCATCGGCAGCACGGAGAACCAGCAGTTGCGAGGCCCCGCCAGGTTCGACCGTGTGCGTGGCCTGTGCTCCGAGAACCCGCCGCCCGGCGTGATCGCCTATGACGCAGCCGAACCCGTCGGGTGGGCGGCGGTCCATCCGCGCTCCGGCACCAGCTTCGCCCGGAACCGCAAGATTCCGCACGTCGACGACCTCGATGTCTGGTCGCTGTGGTGCGTCCGGGTGCGCGCAGGACACCGCAAGCAGGGGATCAGTCACCACCTGGTCGACGGTGCCGTCGCCTTCGCTCGCGCGTACGGCGCTCCGGTGGTCGAGGCCTATCCCGTGGACAACCAGGGCGAGAAGGTCGATCTCACCATGGCGTACGTGGGCACCCGCGCGCTGTTCGAGCGAGCGGGTTTCACCTACGTCACCGATACCGAATCGACCCTCGACGGGTTCACGCGCGTGCTCATGCGCCGCGCACTGCGCTGA